The following are from one region of the Neurospora crassa OR74A linkage group III, whole genome shotgun sequence genome:
- the tim14 gene encoding mitochondrial import inner membrane translocase subunit tim-14 has protein sequence MSSAVAIGAGVAVAAFLGRAGLVAWRRSRGGVGALGKAFYKGGFEPRMNKKEASLILSLNERTITKDKIRKAHRTLMLLNHPDRGGSPYLATKVNEAKEFLEKSV, from the exons ATGTCGTCAGCAGTAGCTATTGGCGCCggcgtcgccgtcgccgcttTCCTG GGCCGCGCAGGTCTCGTAGCATGGCGCCGCTCGCGCGGCGGCGTTGGCGCCCTCGGCAAGGCTTTCTACAAGGGTGGTTTCGAGCCGCGGATgaacaagaaggaggctTCGTTGATTCTCTCGCTCAA TGAGCGCACCATCACGAAGGACAAGATTCGCAAGGCCCATCGCACCCTCATGCTCCTCAACCACCCCGATCGTGGCGGCAGCCCGTATCTGGCCACCAAGGTCAACGAGGCTAAGGAGTTCCTTGAAAAGAGCGTCTAG
- the qip gene encoding QDE-2-interacting protein: MEDEQFMQQLRNLTCQTVDWSGFDPSKWRDEDINDWDISDDAQGDEDDNYASDASILSARHLDPFNVKPATRPHHTGPTSLRIEDVTDEQEEYRDASDLENISWPEVSVEQGEIDPITELFTPWRMVLEYPNLFVGKRNGARARPLFTLESLHENRIWDLFYLYRPSNEGNNNPLIFVPTYQMQHLLDVINRKLDVEFTFPRGHQDMFAMPFGQSNTAKPRFLGRSRSAEEWKQLTNNVPARKPGDTSENAPFLAKQELTRRLNSIFSIQDKSKKTKNNQYKRSNLHRAWGKNIKRVQRYLGLRRRVLSDPEVSSYTPLDLTQPTGIQPEKSVVFVAIDLEAYELDQSIITEVGLAILDTAEITNVAPGEGSKNWFDFIKARHIRVKEFSWAQNSRHVQGRAEYFDFGESEFIEVAKIASVLKETIEGESSIGGEGAKRPVVLVFHDQSQDLKYIRMLGYDVASADNILEVVDTREMYQYLSRSNNASKLSNVCGYLDIPWKNMHNAGNDAVYTLQAMMGLAIDMRQKSLERAAAKASKANTSNDGYVTYSEFTATKEDVDEGWISTGELSDGGEPSLVMAASTVPNSVVETTVCENWEL; this comes from the exons ATGGAGGACGAGCAGTTCATGCAACAGCTGCGGAACCTTACCTGCCAGACTGTGGACTGGAGCGGATTCGATCCTTCGAAGTGGCGCGACGAAGACATCAATGACTGGGACATTAGTGATGACGCCCAGGGTGATGAGGACGACAATTATGCATCCGACGCTTCTATCCTGAGCGCCCGCCATCTGGATCCCTTTAACGTCAAACCTGCTACTCGCCCTCACCATACTGGCCCTACCTCCTTGCGCATTGAGGACGTGACCGACGAGCAGGAAGAGTACCGCGATGCTTCGGACTTGGAGAACATCAGCTGGCCAGAAGTCAGCGTGGAGCAGGGCGAGATCGATCCCATTACAGAACTCTTTACTCCCTGGAGAATGGTTCTGGAGTATCCCAACCTGTTTGTTGGCAAGCGCAACGGCGCGAGG GCTCGGCCTCTTTTTACGCTCGAGAGCCTACACGAAAACCGCATATGGGATCT attctacctctaccggcCGTCCAACGAGGGGAACAATAATCCCTTGATCTTCGTCCCAACCTACCAGATGCAGCACCTACTCGACGTCATAAACAGAAAACTTGACGTAGAGTTCACGTTTCCTCGCGGACATCAAGACATGTTCGCCATGCCATTTGGGCAGAGTAATACAGCGAAACCGCGATTCCTTGGCCGTTCCAGATCTGCCGAGGAATGGAAGCAGCTTACGAACAACGTCCCGGCGCGTAAGCCCGGAGACACGTCGGAAAATGCTCCTTTCCTTGCCAAGCAGGAGCTCACACGCCGCTTGAACAGCATCTTTTCAATCCAAgacaagagcaagaagaccaagaacAACCAGTACAAGCGAAGCAATCTTCACCGCGCCTGGGGAAAAAATATCAAGAGGGTTCAGCGGTATCTCGGTCTTCGCCGCAGAGTTTTATCTGACCCGGAAGTGTCATCATATACCCCGCTGGATCTCACCCAGCCTACTGGCATCCAGCCGGAGAAGTCTGTCGTGTTTGTGGCGATTGACCTTGAGGCTTATGAACTGGACCAAAGCATCATCACCGAGGTCGGCCTGGCAATTCTTGATACCGCGGAGATCACAAATGTTGCTCCTGGTGAAGGCAGCAAGAACTGGTTCGACTTCATCAAAGCACGACATATTCGCGTCAAGGAGTTTTCGTGGGCCCAAAACTCCAGGCATGTCCAAGGCCGCGCCGAATACTTTGACTTTGG CGAGAGCGAGTTCATCGAGGTCGCGAAGATCGCCAGCGTTCTGAAGGAGACCATCGAGGGAGAGTCCTCCATCGGTGGTGAGGGAGCAAAGCGCCCCGTGGTCCTTGTATTCCACGACCAATCTCAAGATCTCAAATACATTCGCATGCTTGGCTATGATGTGGCCAGCGCGGACAACATTTTGGAGGTGGTAGACACTCGAGAGATGTACCAGTATCTCAGCCGTTCGAACAACGCCTCCAAACTTTCGAATGTTTGTGGCTACCTCGACATTCCGTGGAAGAACATGCACAACGCTGGAAATGACGCGGTCTACACTCTTCAGGCCATGATGGGCTTGGCCATTGACATGCGGCAGAAGAGCTTGGAGAGGGCTGCTGCGAAGGCTTCAAAGGCGAATACGAG TAACGATGGTTACGTTACTTACTCTGAATTCACCGCGACGAAGGAGGACGTCGATGAGGGTTGGATCAGCACCGGGGAGCTGTCTGATGGTGGCGAACCAagcttggtgatggcggcgaGCACCGTCCCTAACTCCGTCGTTGAGACTACTGTGTGTGAAAACTGGGAGTTGTAA
- the qip gene encoding QDE-2-interacting protein, variant, whose amino-acid sequence MLRTWRTSAGQKSAWSRARSIPLQNSLLPGEWFWSIPTCLLASATARGLGLFLRSRAYTKTAYGICKRFYLYRPSNEGNNNPLIFVPTYQMQHLLDVINRKLDVEFTFPRGHQDMFAMPFGQSNTAKPRFLGRSRSAEEWKQLTNNVPARKPGDTSENAPFLAKQELTRRLNSIFSIQDKSKKTKNNQYKRSNLHRAWGKNIKRVQRYLGLRRRVLSDPEVSSYTPLDLTQPTGIQPEKSVVFVAIDLEAYELDQSIITEVGLAILDTAEITNVAPGEGSKNWFDFIKARHIRVKEFSWAQNSRHVQGRAEYFDFGESEFIEVAKIASVLKETIEGESSIGGEGAKRPVVLVFHDQSQDLKYIRMLGYDVASADNILEVVDTREMYQYLSRSNNASKLSNVCGYLDIPWKNMHNAGNDAVYTLQAMMGLAIDMRQKSLERAAAKASKANTSNDGYVTYSEFTATKEDVDEGWISTGELSDGGEPSLVMAASTVPNSVVETTVCENWEL is encoded by the exons ATGCTTCGGACTTGGAGAACATCAGCTGGCCAGAAGTCAGCGTGGAGCAGGGCGAGATCGATCCCATTACAGAACTCTTTACTCCCTGGAGAATGGTTCTGGAGTATCCCAACCTGTTTGTTGGCAAGCGCAACGGCGCGAGG GCTCGGCCTCTTTTTACGCTCGAGAGCCTACACGAAAACCGCATATGGGATCTGTAAGAG attctacctctaccggcCGTCCAACGAGGGGAACAATAATCCCTTGATCTTCGTCCCAACCTACCAGATGCAGCACCTACTCGACGTCATAAACAGAAAACTTGACGTAGAGTTCACGTTTCCTCGCGGACATCAAGACATGTTCGCCATGCCATTTGGGCAGAGTAATACAGCGAAACCGCGATTCCTTGGCCGTTCCAGATCTGCCGAGGAATGGAAGCAGCTTACGAACAACGTCCCGGCGCGTAAGCCCGGAGACACGTCGGAAAATGCTCCTTTCCTTGCCAAGCAGGAGCTCACACGCCGCTTGAACAGCATCTTTTCAATCCAAgacaagagcaagaagaccaagaacAACCAGTACAAGCGAAGCAATCTTCACCGCGCCTGGGGAAAAAATATCAAGAGGGTTCAGCGGTATCTCGGTCTTCGCCGCAGAGTTTTATCTGACCCGGAAGTGTCATCATATACCCCGCTGGATCTCACCCAGCCTACTGGCATCCAGCCGGAGAAGTCTGTCGTGTTTGTGGCGATTGACCTTGAGGCTTATGAACTGGACCAAAGCATCATCACCGAGGTCGGCCTGGCAATTCTTGATACCGCGGAGATCACAAATGTTGCTCCTGGTGAAGGCAGCAAGAACTGGTTCGACTTCATCAAAGCACGACATATTCGCGTCAAGGAGTTTTCGTGGGCCCAAAACTCCAGGCATGTCCAAGGCCGCGCCGAATACTTTGACTTTGG CGAGAGCGAGTTCATCGAGGTCGCGAAGATCGCCAGCGTTCTGAAGGAGACCATCGAGGGAGAGTCCTCCATCGGTGGTGAGGGAGCAAAGCGCCCCGTGGTCCTTGTATTCCACGACCAATCTCAAGATCTCAAATACATTCGCATGCTTGGCTATGATGTGGCCAGCGCGGACAACATTTTGGAGGTGGTAGACACTCGAGAGATGTACCAGTATCTCAGCCGTTCGAACAACGCCTCCAAACTTTCGAATGTTTGTGGCTACCTCGACATTCCGTGGAAGAACATGCACAACGCTGGAAATGACGCGGTCTACACTCTTCAGGCCATGATGGGCTTGGCCATTGACATGCGGCAGAAGAGCTTGGAGAGGGCTGCTGCGAAGGCTTCAAAGGCGAATACGAG TAACGATGGTTACGTTACTTACTCTGAATTCACCGCGACGAAGGAGGACGTCGATGAGGGTTGGATCAGCACCGGGGAGCTGTCTGATGGTGGCGAACCAagcttggtgatggcggcgaGCACCGTCCCTAACTCCGTCGTTGAGACTACTGTGTGTGAAAACTGGGAGTTGTAA
- the mus-52 gene encoding Ku70/Ku80 family protein — translation MRSERATAESCQRLFVSETPVFSCDSNSKSHHRRQLQLHGQSSPSLTMADKEATVYVIDLGESMADCHNGRNESDLEFGMRYIWDKITTTVAASRKTWNVGVVGLNTDETNNNENREEYQGYENISVLQELGPMTMASLRALKSKIEPSSTSSADAISAIVVALRMIQTFTKKLKYKRKIIVVTNGESPIDDDQSEEVANMLNDVGIELIVLGVDFDDAEYGFKEEDKPRHKEQNEKILKTLVDHCESGAFGTMAQAVEELATPRIKSVRPFKAYDGPLTLGDPQKYPSALSIQVERYFKTKRATPPSASNVANPNGPPQTQVWNEDDGVPFSGVGLQPVKQLRTYRIEDSKAAGGKKDVDMEDLAKAYQYGRTVVPFGKSEEDYLKYETTKSFTIIGFVPMSSYEPFLNMGETGLIVAQKVNEEAELGLSALIHALHELESYAVARYVNKDKAPPQILLLKPNPAIEDDIECLYDIPLPFAEDVRSYQFPPLDKVLTITGNVLTEHRLLPNNDLQQAMSDYVDAMDLTEYGQDDDGHPAEYAPIDDLYNPVIHHMNQAIRNRAVNPDAPLPPVAEILTRFTHPPEPLLAKAKTEIDGLIQAAEVKKVPPKVQGKRGRKDTVKPLSGLDIDALLSETRPRTKKTPIISTENAIPEFKQILETAEDDETIEIAAKQMGNIICKLVSDSFADVLYPRAAENLRVMREELINMEVPTLYNKYITKLKESLLSGNLNGDRREMWFRWIVGGRLGLITQDESEVSEVSENEAKAFLK, via the exons ATGCGAAGCGAACGGGCCACAGCAGAGTCATGCCAGAGATTATTTGTCTCGGAAACTCCAGTCTTCTCCTGTGACTCGAATTCCAAAtcccatcatcgtcgccaaTTGCAACTCCACGGACAATCCTCACCTTCCCTCACCATGGCGGACAAGGAAGCCACAGTCTATGTCATCGACCTGGGTGAGTCCATGGCCGACTGTCACAATGGACGTAATGAATCCGATCTCGAGTTTGGCATGCGCTACATCTGGGACAAGATTACAACTACCGTGGCAGCCAGCCGCAAGACCTGGAACGTGGGTGTCGTGGGCCTCAACACCGATGagaccaacaacaacgaaaaCAGGGAAGAGTATCAGGGTTACGAGAACATATCGGTTCTCCAGGAGCTTGGGCCCATGACCATGGCTTCTTTACGAGCACTAAAGAGCAAGATTGAGCCATCCAGTACCTCCAGCGCAGACGCTATTTCGGCAATCGTGGTTGCCCTCAGAATGATCCAAACCTTTACGAAAAAGTTGAAGTACAAGCGGAAGATTATCGTCGTAACAAACGGGGAGTCGCCTATCGATGATGATCAGTCTGAAGAGGTAGCGAACATGCTCAATGACGTGGGAATAGAGCTTATCGTGCT CGGTGTGGATTTTGACGATGCCGAATATGGcttcaaggaggaggataagccACGCCACAAG GAGCAAAACGAGAAAATCCTCAAAACGCTGGTAGACCACTGTGAGAGCGGCGCATTCGGCACCATGGCACAAGCAGTGGAAGAGCTTGCCACTCCCAGAATCAAATCCGTCAGGCCTTTCAAGGCATATGATGGCCCTCTGACGCTCGGAGACCCCCAAAAATACCCGAGCGCGCTGAGCATTCAGGTTGAGCGCTACTTCAAGACCAAGAGAGCAACACCCCCGTCAGCGAGCAATGTGGCCAACCCTAACGGACCGCCTCAGACGCAGGTTTGGAACGAAGACGACGGCGTACCATTTAGTGGCGTGGGGTTGCAGCCAGTCAAGCAACTGCGCACTTACAGAATCGAGGACTCCAAGGCAGCAGGAGGCAAGAAAGACGTCGACATGGAGGACCTTGCCAAGGCATATCAGTATGGCAGGACCGTAGTCCCTTTCGGTAAGAGTGAGGAGGACTACCTGAAATACGAGACAACGAAGAGTTTCACAATCATCGGCTTCGTTCCCATGAGCAGC TATGAGCCATTCTTGAACATGGGAGAGACAGGCCTCATCGTTGCTCAAAAGGTAAACGAGGAAGCGGAGCTCGGTCTGTCGGCTCTTATTCATGCTCTCCATGAGCTTGAGTCCTACGCTGTGGCCAGATATGTCAACAAAGATAAAGCACCACCCcaaatccttcttcttaagcCAAATCCGGCTATCGAAGACGACATTGAGTGCTTGTACGATATCCCGCTGCCGTTTGCGGAGGACGTCAGGAGTTATCAGTTCCCTCCGTTGGACAAGGTGTTGACTATCACGGGGAACGTACTCACGGAACATCGCCTTCTACCCAACAATGATTTACAGCAGGCGATGAGCGACTACGTCGATGCAATGGACTTGACTGAATATGGGCAGGATGACGATGG ACACCCTGCGGAATACGCGCCCATTGATGACCTGTATAACCCCGTCATCCACCACATGAACCAAGCGATCCGTAACCGCGCAGTGAACCCTGATGCTCCTTTACCACCCGTAGCCGAAATCCTCACACGCTTCACGCATCCGCCTGAACCACTGCTAGCGAAAGCCAAGACAGAGATCGACGGATTGATACAAGCAGCAGAAGTCAAGAAAG TACCCCCAAAAGTACAAGGCAAACGCGGCAGGAAAGACACCGTCAAACCTCTATCCGGGCTGGACATCGACGCCCTTCTCTCGGAGACCCGACCGCGAACGAAGAAGACGCCCATTATATCCACGGAAAATGCGATTCCCGAATTCAAACAAATTCTGGAAACagccgaagacgacgagaccATTGAAATTGCCGCCAAGCAGATGGGCAATATCATTTGCAAGCTTGTCAGCGACAGCTTTGCGGATGTGCTGTACCCGAGAGCTGCCGAGAACCTCCGGGTGATGAGGGAGGAGCTAATAAACATGGAAGTTCCGACGCTTTACAACAAGTACATTACAAAACTCAAAGAGAGCCTGCTCTCAGGTAACTTAAATGGGGATCGAAGGGAGATGTGGTTCCGATGGATTGTTGGAGGGCGCTTGGGGTTGATCACGCAGGATGAATCTGAAGTGTCGGAAGTCAGTGAGAATGAGGCAAAGGCT TTTCTGAAGTGA
- a CDS encoding DUF1295 domain-containing protein, with the protein MILPYATALPKLGALQDCSDFSKTVTPFLPQLYALPRQTLDTIFNGGSFLKLYMETNPFISGLGISILLGGVFLVAAEVNRNYSQVDRFWSILPTLYIAHFATWARLAGIPSRRIDAALLFSTIWSIRLTYNYWRKGGYNVGSQDYRWDIVRASMPKLAFHILNWTFISFIQSVLLYMLASPVYVLLLATQFEPELSTADIGFVVMELGLILTEFIADHQQWVFQSAKIEYKTSGQIPAGHKQADLDRGFITSGLWAYSRHPNFAAEQSIWLTLYQWGCFATNTLYNWTIVSPIMLMSVFQGSTWLTERITAGKYPEYSAYQKQVGTFVPKTLKGYKTPVPKFIRTSDLAKKLQEKENKKQK; encoded by the exons ATGATACTGCCTTACGCCACGGCTCTGCCCAAGTTGGGCGCACTCCAAGACTGTTCCGACTTCTCAAAGACAGTCACCCCTTTCCTGCCCCAACTTTACGCCCTTCCGCGTCAAACTTTGGATACCATTTTCAATGGGGGGAGCTTCCTTAAGCTGTACATGGAGACCAACCCCTTCATCAGCGGGCTCGGGATCTCCATTCTCCTAGGCGGCGTGTTTCTCGTTGCTGCCGAGGTCAACAGGAACTACTCGCAAGTCGACCGCTTCTGGAGCATACTGCCGACCCTCTACATCGCCCACTTTGCGACATGGGCGCGTCTGGCCGGAATCCCCAGCCGGCGCATCGATGCCGCGCTGCTTTTTAGTACCATTTGGAGC ATACGCCTGACTTATAACTATTGGCGCAAGGGCGGCTATAACGTTGGTTCTCAAGATTACAGGTGGGATATCGTTCGTGCTTCGATGCCGAAGTTGGCTTTTCATATCCTGAACTGGACCTTCATCTCCTTCATCCAGAGCGTTCTGCTTTACATGCTCGCTTCTCCTGTTTATGTCCTTCTCCTGGCCACTCAGTTCGAGCCTGAGCTCTCTACAGCTGATATTGGCTTCGTCGTCATGGAACTGGGTCTTATTCTTACCGAGTTCATTGCTGATCATCAACAATGGG TTTTCCAGTCAGCGAAGATCGAGTACAAGACCTCTGGTCAGATCCCGGCCGGCCACAAGCAGGCTGATCTCGACCGAGGCTTCATCACATCAGGTCTCTGGGCTTACAGCAGACATCCGAACTTTGCCGCTGAGCAATCCATCTGGCTCACCCTTTATCAATGGGGCTGCTTTGCGACCAACACCCTCTACAACTGGACCATTGTGTCCCCCATTATGCTTATGAGTGTTTTCCAGGGCTCCACGTGGCTGACAGAGCGCATCACCGCCGGGAAGTACCCAGAATACAGCGCGTACCAAAAGCAGGTCGGCACGTTCGTACCCAAGACTTTGAAGGGGTACAAGACCCCTGTGCCCAAGTTTATCCGCACCAGCGATCTTGCCAAGAAGCtgcaggagaaggagaacaagaagCAAAAGTGA
- a CDS encoding DNA topoisomerase 3-beta, giving the protein MPRYPLLPRGGFIPGVSSLPSVRFYSSKMPRILCVAEKPSIAKAVATHLSGGSYQTHDTRDRYTKNYVFTCDFGPPWGRSTVTMTAVRGHLTQLDFHQEFKKWEYPPPDRLFDAPVQTVYPHDMKNIAQNIENQARQADILYIWTDCDREGEHIGSEIREAARKGKRNIQVYRARFSNIERAHILSAARRPVALDDKQAEAVAARIELDLRIGSAFTRFLTLSLRPLGGAMADLVLSYGSCQFPTLGFVVDRYFRVRNFVPEPFWSIKVMHEKEGVKVNFNWSRNRLFDRLSVLLLYERCLAAKIAKVTEVKEKQTKKWKPLPLTTVELQKMATRFLRMTGQEAMTVAEKLYNKGFISYPRTETDRFDKGMNLRALVQKQTQDQRWGPFAQNLVDGAFQQPRQGRNDDKAHPPIHPIIYAAPTVLDDQEKRLYEFVVRRFLACCSEDARGAATDVEITYGEEKFVAHGLIVHQRNYLDVYPYENWTGTAGLPKFTVGETFEPTEAMMTEGKTTAPSYLTEADLIALMDANGIGTDATMAQHIEKIKERQYVQVVERGGNGGGGNDEDDGAAGGARGGRGGRGGRGRGGGRGGRGGGGVGGGGARGGVKEFIPTSLGVALIEGFERMNFETSLGKPFLRKEMELKMKAICEGRLTRDALLRESIASYRQVYDQSREEVNLLKAACRQYVFGQNGGA; this is encoded by the exons ATGCCCCGCTATCCCTTGCTTCCAAGGGGCGGGTTCATTCCGGGAGTATCGTCCCTTCCTTCTGTGCGCTTCTACTCCTCCAAAATGCCGCGAATCCTGTGTGTGGCTGAAAAACCGTCGATTGCAAAGGCGGTCGCTACACATCTGTCTGGTGGCTCATATCAAACC CATGACACTCGGGACAGGTATACCAAAAATTATGTTTTCACTTGCGATTTCGGCCCTCCCTGGGGACGATCTACGGTCACCATGACTGCTGTGAGGGGACATCTCACGCAGCTAGACTTTCACCAGGAGTTTAAGAAGTGGGAATACCCACCACCAGATCGCCTCTTTGACGCGCCTGTCCAGACAGTCTATCCGCAT GACATGAAGAATATTGCCCAGAACATCGAAAACCAGGCTCGGCAAGCTGACATACTCTACATCTGGACGGATTGCGATCGAGAAGGTGAGCACATTGGAAGTGAGATCCGGGAGGCCGCAAGGAAGGGCAAGAGGAACATTCAAGTCTACAGAGCAAGGTTCAGCAACATTGAACGAGC ACATATCCTGTCTGCTGCCCGACGTCCGGTAGCCTTGGACGACAAACAGGCTGAAGCAGTCGCTGCGCGTATCGAGTTGGACCTGAGAATCGGATCTGCATTCACTCGCTTTTTGACGTTAAGTCTGAGACCCCTTGGTGGGGCAATGGCCGACCTTGTGCTCAGCTATG GATCCTGTCAGTTCCCAACTCTTGGTTTCGTCGTCGACCGATACTTCCGCGTCAGAAACTTTGTTCCAGAACCGTTCTGGTCTATCAAGGTGATGCACGAGAAAGAAGGTGTCAAAGTCAACTTCAACTGGTCCAGAAACCGTCTGTTCGACAGGTTGTCCGTGCTCCTCCTTTACGAGCGATGTCTCGCCGCCAAGATTGCAAAGGTCACAGAAGTCAAAGAAAAGCAAACCAAGAAATGGAAGCCTCTTCCCCTCACCACCGTCGAGCTTCAGAAGATGGCCACACGGTTTCTTCGGATGACGGGTCAAGAAGCCATGACGGTAGCAGAAAAACTATACAACAAGGGTTTCATCAGCTACCCCAGAACAGAAACAGACCGCTTTGACAAGGGCATGAACTTGCGGGCGCTCGTCCAAAAGCAAACCCAGGACCAACGCTGGGGTCCCTTCGCACAGAATCTGGTCGACGGAGCCTTCCAACAACCTCGCCAAGGTAGGAATGACGACAAGGCCCATCCTCCCATTCATCCCATCATATATGCGGCACCCACCGTGCTTGACGATCAGGAAAAAAGACTATACGAATTCGTGGTCCGCCGATTTCTCGCCTGCTGCTCCGAAGACGCCAGAGGAGCAGCCACCGACGTGGAAATTACCTACGGCGAAGAAAAGTTCGTCGCCCATGGCCTGATCGTCCACCAGCGCAACTACCTCGACGTTTACCCTTACGAAAACTGGACCGGAACGGCCGGGCTACCGAAATTCACCGTGGGCGAGACGTTTGAACCGACCGAAGCTATGATGACCGAAGGCAAGACCACTGCCCCTAGCTATCTGACCGAGGCGGATCTGATTGCCCTCATGGACGCGAATGGAATTGGCACCGATGCGACCATGGCCCAGCATAttgagaagatcaaggagagACAGTATGTGCAGGTGGTTGAGCGAGGAGGTAATGGAGGCGGCGGtaacgacgaggatgacggtGCAGCTGGTGGCGCACGGGGCGGACGCGGTGGCCGGGGAGGACgtggaagaggtggtgggcggggcggacgaggaggaggcggagttggcggtggtggcgctCGCGGTGGTGTCAAGGAGTTTATCCCGACCAGCCTGGGTGTCGCCTTGATTGAGGGCTTTGAGAGGATGAACTTCGAAACCAGCCTCGGCAAGCCCTTCCTCCGCAAGGAGATGGAGCTCAAGATGAAGGCAATTTGCGAAGGTCGGCTTACAAGGGATGCCCTCTTGCGGGAGAGTATTGCGAGTTATCGTCAAGTTTATGATCAGTCACGGGAGGAGGTCAACTTGCTGAAAGCT GCCTGTAGACAGTATGTATTTGGCCAGAATGGCGGGGCTTGA